TGGCTTTTGCGGAGGTGAACCGGGATACGGCGGATGTGCTTTTGGCGAATGGTTGTGAGGTGGTGACGCCATCGGTGCAGCCTTGTTGTGGGTCGTTGCATGGTCACAATGGAGCACCGGAACTGGCGATGGAACTGGCTCGGCGGCAGTTGGATTTGTTTGAGGTGGAATCGTTGGATGCGATCATCAGCAACGCGGGGGGATGTGGGTCTCATTTGAAACATTATGGGCCGCTGTTGAAGGAGGATGCGCGGTATGCGGAGCGGGCGAGATTGTGGGATTCGAAGGTGCGCGATGTGCATGAGTGGCTGGCGGAGATCGGTTTTCGGGTGCCAAGTGCAGGGTGTGGGGTGGAGGAGGTGACGTATCATGAGTCGTGTCATTTGACGCATGGACAGAAGGTGGTGGCGGCTCCGAGGCTGGTGCTGGGGTCGATTCCGGGATTGAAGGTGGTGGAGTTGCCGGAGAGCAACTGGTGCTGCGGGAGTGCGGGGATTTACAACATCACGCAGCCGGAGCAGTCGGCGAAGTTGTTGAAGAGGAAGGTGGAGAAGATTGCGGAGACGGGTGTGCCTGTGGTGGCGACTTCGAATCCGGGGTGTCATTTGCAGATTGCGGCCGAGTTGAAGGCGGACTTGGGAAATAAGTGCAAGTCGGTGACGCAGCCGGTGACCTTGTTGGCGCAGGCTTATCGGAATGAGAGGAGCGGAGGTGTGGTCAATGGCGAAGCTTAAGCAACAGTATGAGGCGGAGGGGTTTTACGGGATCGGCGTGCACTACGCGGAGAATGAAACGAACATAGGGACGCTGTGGCGGAGTGCCTATGTGTTGGGGGCGGCGTTTATTTTTACGATTGGACGGAAGTATAAAAAGGAGTCGAGCGATGTGACGAAGGCTTGGAGCAAGATCCCTCTTTATCATTATGAAACGTTCGATGAATTTCGGGCTCAGTTGCCGTTTGCAACGGTGATGGTGGGGGTGGAAATGGCGGAGGGGGCGATTCCGATTCAGGAGTTCGATCATCCGCCGCGGGCGGTTTATGTGTTGGGCTGTGAGAGTCGGGGACTGCCGGAGAGTGTGTTGTCGGCGTGTCAGTTTGTGGTGTCGTTGCCGGGGAGTTTCAGTTTAAATGTGGCGGTGGCGGGCAGCCTGGTGGCGTATGATCGGGTGGCAGGAAAGGGCGGGCGATTGCCCAAACGAAGATAGGGACGCTGGTGTTTGAGAAACGTCTTGTTTGGAGGCGGTGTTTGCCTTGAAATAGGTGGATGTTGAAGTGTCGAAAAGTGAAGTTGGTGGAGCGGTCACAGATCGAGGGATTTTGCCGGTGCCGGGGACTGATTTTTGCGCTGATTTGTTGGAGCGCATCGATAACCTGGATGTTTGGCGCGAATCCGGTGATGGCGCCTCCGCATCTGGTGGTGTTTCTTGCGGATGATTACAGTTTCCTGGATTCGAAGGTGGAGGGGGCGGCAGACATGCGCACGCCGAACCTGTCGAAGCTGGCGGCAGCGGGGATGACTTTTACGCATGCGTTTGTGGCTTCACCGAGTTGTGCGCCGAGCCGGGCGGCGCTGTTGACGGGATTGATGCCGGCTCGCAATGGCGCGGAGGTGAATCACAGCAAACCACGGGCGGAAATCAAGAAGCTGCCTGCGTATTTGCAGGAGCTGGGATACGAGGTGGTGGCGTTTGGCAAGGTGGCGCATTACCGGCATACGGGCGACTATGGCTTTGATCATTTTGCACATGACAAGTTTCATGATCATGACGGGGTTCCGGCGGCGTTGAAGTGGTTGAGGGAGCGGAAGAGTTCCAAGCCGTTGTGCATCTTCATCGGATCGAACTGGCCCCATGTGCCGTGGCCCGAGCGGGCTTCATGGGCTGAACCGTCAGCAATGCGGCTGCCACCTTCGCAGGCGGACACCCCAGAAACGCGGGATGCCCGCGCGGCCTACGCGACTGCCGTGACACGGATGGATGATGAACTGGGAAAGGTGATGGCAGCGGTGAATGAGACGTTGGGCACCAATGTGGCGTTGATGATGACGAGCGATCATGGGGCGCAGTTTCCCTTCGCCAAATGGAACTGTTATGATGCGGGGATTCGGGTTCCATTGATGGTGTCGTGGCCGGGAGTGGTGGAGGCGGGGACTCGCAGCGAAGCGATGGTGAGTTGGGTGGACATCCTGCCGACTTTGGCGGAAATGGGTGGAGGGAAGGTTGCGGCGAAAATCGACGGACAATCATTTGCTCCGGTTCTGAGGAGGCAGAAGCAGGAGCACCGCGAACGCATCTTCACCACGCACAGCGCTGATGGGAAGATCAATGTTTACCCGATGCGGAGCGTGCGGACGAAGGATTGGAAGTTGATCGTGAATCTCACTCCAGAAGCGAAGTTCACCACACACATTGATCTGGTTCCCCACGGCAAGTTGCCGGGTTATTGGGGAGGTTTCTGGGAGTCCTGGGTCAGAATGGCGGAGTCCAGTCCGGACATCGCGGCGAAGGTGCAGCGTTATCGTCATCGCCCTGAAATGGAGCTTTACGATTTGGTCAACGATCCTCATGAGATGAGCAATCTTGCCGCCGATCCCGCGCAATTCGACCGCGTGCGGGAACTGCGGTCGGAACTGGAGACCTGGATGACGGCGCAGGGAGATCAACGAGTAGAAAAGGGGCCAGGACCCGAGGTGAAATGAACTTGCCAACCAGTTTCGTTGCCGCATAATTATGGGTGTTCGATGGGCGGGGGGGATTTTCAATTTGAGTTTCTCCAGGTCGCGAGTCGGACAATATTTTGGGGTCATAGCTCAGTTGGTAGAGCGCGTCGTTCGCAATGACGAGGTCAGGGGTTCGACTCCCCTTGGCTCCACCATTTAGAGATGAGAGGTTAATCAACAATTTTGACAGAAAGAGTTGAGCGCGGAATGGAGTTTTCGGTCGAAGTATTAGTGGAAGGCCGCAACAGGGCGGAGAATTTAACTCATCAATACCATGTTTGAGATCGTCAAAAAAAGTGTTTATACCGGACTTGGTCTCGCCAGTTTGACCAAGGACAAGATCGCCAAGTTCGCAGCGGACATGAGCCGTGAGGCGCAGTTGTCGGAGGAAGAGGGGCGTCGTTTGCGCGAG
This is a stretch of genomic DNA from Phragmitibacter flavus. It encodes these proteins:
- a CDS encoding (Fe-S)-binding protein is translated as MATTLKQLDYSVLQQCMHCGMCLPTCPTYVETKRERNSPRGRIALMRSIADGETQVTKSFGEEMYYCLGCLACVTACPAGVNYVELFETARADVERKGVLHTPQRGFWRWLTLEVLFMRPRLLRAVGMGLRWYQRSGVEKVVRGSGLLRLLPEGLRRLEPQTPVMSAVFSNGLIEEVEEPVGVRKYRVALLTGCVQDLAFAEVNRDTADVLLANGCEVVTPSVQPCCGSLHGHNGAPELAMELARRQLDLFEVESLDAIISNAGGCGSHLKHYGPLLKEDARYAERARLWDSKVRDVHEWLAEIGFRVPSAGCGVEEVTYHESCHLTHGQKVVAAPRLVLGSIPGLKVVELPESNWCCGSAGIYNITQPEQSAKLLKRKVEKIAETGVPVVATSNPGCHLQIAAELKADLGNKCKSVTQPVTLLAQAYRNERSGGVVNGEA
- a CDS encoding RNA methyltransferase codes for the protein MAKLKQQYEAEGFYGIGVHYAENETNIGTLWRSAYVLGAAFIFTIGRKYKKESSDVTKAWSKIPLYHYETFDEFRAQLPFATVMVGVEMAEGAIPIQEFDHPPRAVYVLGCESRGLPESVLSACQFVVSLPGSFSLNVAVAGSLVAYDRVAGKGGRLPKRR
- a CDS encoding sulfatase family protein — protein: MAPPHLVVFLADDYSFLDSKVEGAADMRTPNLSKLAAAGMTFTHAFVASPSCAPSRAALLTGLMPARNGAEVNHSKPRAEIKKLPAYLQELGYEVVAFGKVAHYRHTGDYGFDHFAHDKFHDHDGVPAALKWLRERKSSKPLCIFIGSNWPHVPWPERASWAEPSAMRLPPSQADTPETRDARAAYATAVTRMDDELGKVMAAVNETLGTNVALMMTSDHGAQFPFAKWNCYDAGIRVPLMVSWPGVVEAGTRSEAMVSWVDILPTLAEMGGGKVAAKIDGQSFAPVLRRQKQEHRERIFTTHSADGKINVYPMRSVRTKDWKLIVNLTPEAKFTTHIDLVPHGKLPGYWGGFWESWVRMAESSPDIAAKVQRYRHRPEMELYDLVNDPHEMSNLAADPAQFDRVRELRSELETWMTAQGDQRVEKGPGPEVK